Proteins encoded by one window of Clostridium bornimense:
- a CDS encoding glycosyl hydrolase family 8, which produces MKKKKIIIIAIIVMLGGIGSIIAMNNKLEFKLPINGHNKILEVEDTVKFINNNLSDVNGIYTNYLEKESAGDETKGHYVLSESEGLMMLYGVETGNKDIADTHLKIIENMMMENNLVSWRVRGEKKSMVSSTIDDLRIVKASALAYKRFDDAKYRKVFFKLSEGIKNNSVYKGCLVDFNDNGILSDTVTLSYMDLGALSILADVDKDYKEIEEKSKKIVEGGYISDAIPLYRKSYNINEEEYSKEENNDLLLTSMIYLYKSEVGEDTSKFLYWVKDKLNKDGFLCSTYSSETGEATSKVESTAIYSVVAMVARNSRETNLYNKLKEKLSLYKIDEGDLKGAFGYLENKEIYSFDNLMAILALIE; this is translated from the coding sequence GTGAAAAAGAAAAAAATAATTATTATTGCAATAATCGTAATGTTAGGGGGGATAGGTAGTATTATAGCGATGAATAACAAATTAGAATTTAAATTACCTATAAATGGACACAACAAGATTTTGGAAGTCGAAGATACAGTGAAATTTATTAATAACAATCTTTCAGATGTAAATGGTATATATACGAATTATTTAGAAAAAGAGAGTGCAGGAGATGAAACAAAAGGTCATTATGTTTTATCTGAATCAGAAGGATTGATGATGTTATATGGAGTAGAAACTGGTAATAAAGATATTGCTGATACTCATTTAAAAATAATAGAAAATATGATGATGGAAAATAATTTAGTAAGTTGGAGAGTTAGGGGAGAAAAGAAGAGTATGGTATCATCTACTATTGATGATCTTAGAATAGTAAAAGCTAGTGCCTTAGCATATAAAAGATTTGATGATGCTAAATATAGAAAAGTATTTTTTAAGTTATCAGAGGGTATAAAGAATAATTCTGTATATAAAGGATGTTTAGTGGATTTTAATGATAATGGAATATTAAGCGATACAGTTACATTATCATATATGGATTTAGGGGCACTTTCTATTCTGGCCGATGTAGATAAAGACTATAAAGAAATAGAAGAAAAAAGCAAGAAAATAGTAGAGGGTGGATATATCTCAGATGCTATTCCACTTTATAGAAAATCATATAATATAAATGAGGAAGAGTATTCAAAGGAGGAAAATAATGATTTGTTATTAACTTCGATGATTTATTTGTATAAAAGTGAAGTAGGAGAAGATACAAGTAAATTTTTATATTGGGTAAAAGATAAGTTAAATAAAGATGGTTTTTTATGTAGTACATATTCTTCAGAAACAGGAGAGGCTACCTCAAAAGTTGAATCAACTGCTATATATTCCGTAGTAGCAATGGTAGCTAGAAATAGTAGAGAAACTAATTTATATAATAAGTTAAAAGAAAAGTTATCACTATATAAAATTGATGAAGGAGACTTAAAAGGTGCATTTGGATATTTAGAAAATAAAGAAATATATTCATTTGATAATTTAATGGCCATATTAGCACTAATAGAATAA